A portion of the Trichoplusia ni isolate ovarian cell line Hi5 chromosome 12, tn1, whole genome shotgun sequence genome contains these proteins:
- the LOC113499467 gene encoding zinc finger MYM-type protein 3 isoform X3 has product MDEKESLPDKPSEEESQGGGDNAVEEKPGEQISEEVKEASIVDAGTEVSADSTEETTTSSEVKTDSDVAKCETELSNEDVSELQNHVDHDVSAEDSNSVKSDVAKDDDSKKDLVDTTDAESQEDIKEEEDKIIEESQDSESNLEEKLKDDQPIQSTSQETTSQESTSQDNSELNSKENSQEVLEDNTASQEATEEEDTVKTDEVDKVDIVNDEEKKEPADEEKITLNDDKITLDETKIEIAGDNEEKKEVADGPTDDVEIIEKKEDQEEEEKVETVDNDDSELKKDDEVGKPEFETAPNVSVDEAQEDHTQALDPFDALLKDANDSSLAHETAEKSDIAVSVNIDDDDDDHNADDHQADDHHADGDVHDDDEEHHPVTELVDEPGADEEVCLLPDIEREISEADKAEAEKALAEKRKQAEAEAAEASIPKEETEADLDINKDNQQTDEAAEHIEADTINEDASQENDKEIENENEHEHEEPAEVEENVILNIIQQISPFDSVCVECKVDQPCSYRFVTKDNETCYLCNEACVKIYQTDHPGQFTVTHKKYLIEEIVPKQLTCSECEEKKMCYFYYNYDGEDTNYCSMACLNSMMGDEAEKYAFKRRRIIVDEIVPREAECFVCNEKKKCSFCLYRYGVSHLVCENLCIKKLNGKENGRYLIKKKRTPRKQPPQNPPLLKLKVISNATDKYLDEAYKIQAKTPAMVQAARDERERTFTRRCNQCSIVLNVDEKLLTWETMDFCDEMCLGRYQNKIGSRCANCKNSVQHTSLGKYCVRFGFDIRQFCNWACLEEFKKGLKICCYCQRDISVGHQGFLAPVGDKGQFKDFCSQACMEKFDQMSKNPIPQPLWAKCAVCSLEKATSIEVEVSEEVSQRLCSDPCFAAFKFVNNIFPDQCRWCKKYFERKQSKCFTIYEGASAHCFCSKSCMNVYISNSRHIVPCNWCKVKKYNFDMIRRVQPNGQAIMMCSLNCLNLYQVSVNAVSSRRTKCDMCKRTSLAQYHLTMSDATVRNFCSYQCVMTFQGQYSKHTPPLMPGESLDQQKAVPTGAPRRTYPAAGKNNAVKAQQRTATGMPVISSVQSLAAPPPLLPSLTRQKSKRLQAAEPELPPAPVTPPPPPKPPTPPPPPPPKIYNHVIVKTLPPREVANKATMSKPMMVSKGVSCRPHPCTKECQTDPSLERRVLIPVPVPIYVPVPCAMWSLPFPVPVPIPIPIPTPVFIPTTRNSAKGILKEINKIHDKMPTDPFEAELLMMAEMVAGDKKKDQSDSDTDDDNEESFSPVAGMDGNNAFGEDMLQMALKMATEYEDQPVDLESAMTANTITPSSHPGMPGLEGESMHHHHMMVLEQQRAVAALRASAAPRKRAPAPPARPAARPAKRRRADPPPAPQPDPPREPAEKPDANMCLKYTFGVNAWKQWVMTKNAEIEKSSIRRKPFKSEILQLTADELNYSLCLFVKEVRKPNGSEYAPDTIYYLVLGIQQYLFENGRIDNIFTDPYYEKFTDCLDEVARKFSVLYNDSQYIVTRVEEEHLWESKQLGAHSPHVLLSTLMFFNTKHFNLVTVEEHMQLSFSHIMKHWKRNPNQPGQAKIPGSRNVLLRFYPPQSALEANSRKKKVYEQQENEENPLRCPVKLYEFYISKCLYSPYSPESVRTRNDVFYLQPERSCVPDSPVWYSTQALSRQALAKMLHRVKMVKEINIALLTS; this is encoded by the exons ATGGACGAAAAAGAGAGTTTGCCAGACAAACCAAGTGAAGAGGAGAGTCAGGGAGGCGGTGATAATGCTGTAGAAGAGAAACCGGGTGAGCAGATATCTGAGGAGGTTAAAGAGGCCTCTATTGTGGACGCCGGCACTGAAGTTAGTGCTGACAGTACAGAAGAAACAACTACCAGTAGTGAAGTCAAAACTGATAGTGATGTAGCAAAATGTGAAACAGAACTTAGCAATGAAGATGTCAGTGAGTTACAGAATCATGTTGACCATGATGTGAGTGCTGAAGATAGTAATAGTGTTAAAAGTGATGTAGCTAAAGATGATGATAGTAAAAAGGATTTGGTGGACACCACAGATGCTGAGAGCCAAGAAGATATCAAGGAAGAAG aaGACAAAATCATTGAAGAATCACAAGACAGCGAGAGTAATTTAGAGGAAAAATTAAAGGATGATCAACCAATACAGTCAACATCACAAGAAACCACAAGCCAAGAATCAACCAGTCAGGATAACAGTGAGCTGAACAGCAAAGAAAATAGTCAGGAAGTTCTAGAAGATAATACAGCAAGTCAAGAGGCAACTGAGGAAGAGGACACTGTCAAAACTGATGAAGTTGATAAAGTAGATATAGTTAATGATGAAGAGAAGAAAGAACCAGCAGATGAAGAGAAAATAACATTGAATGATGACAAAATTACTTTAGATGAAACTAAAATAGAAATAGCTGGTGATAATGAGGAAAAAAAGGAAGTTGCAGATGGCCCAACAGATGATgttgaaattattgaaaagaAGGAGGATCAGGAAGAGGAGGAGAAAGTTGAAACTGTTGACAATGATGATAGTGAATTGAAGAAAGATGATGAAGTTGGCAAGCCTGAGTTTGAAACAGCACCAAATGTGTCTGTTGATGAGGCACAAGAAGATCATACACAG GCCCTTGATCCGTTTGACGCTCTGCTCAAAGACGCGAATGATTCTAGTCTAGCACATGAGACAGCAGAAAAGTCGGACATAGCAGTGTCTGTTAATattgacgatgatgatgacgatcACAACGCCGATGACCATCAAGCTGACGATCACCATGCCGATGGTGATGtgcatgatgatgatgaagaacaTCATCCAG TTACGGAACTGGTGGACGAACCTGGTGCTGATGAAGAAGTGTGTCTCCTACCTGACATTGAGAGGGAAATATCTGAGGCTGATAAGGCCGAAGCTGAAAAGGCTTTGGCTGAGAAAAGGAAACAGGCTGAAG CAGAAGCAGCAGAGGCGTCAATACCGAAGGAGGAAACCGAAGCAgacttagatataaataaagacAACCAACAGACTGATGAGGCAGCAGAACATATTGAAGCTGACACTATTAATGAAGACGCGTCACAGGAAAACG ATAAAGAAATCGAGAACGAAAACGAGCATGAGCATGAAGAACCCGCAGAAGTCGAAGAAAATGTAATACTCAACATCATTCAACAAATTAGTCCATTTGACAGTGTTTGTGTAGAATGTAAAGTTGATCAGCCTTGCTCCTACCGATTCGTCACGAAGGACAATGAAACATGTTATCTGTGCAACGAAGCGTGCGtcaaaatatatcaaacggACCACCCTGGCCAATTCACAGTCACACACAAGAAATACTTAATAGAAGAAATTGTGCCAAAGCAGTTGACTTGCTCAGAATGCGAAGAAAAAAAGATGTGCTATTTCTACTACAACTACGACGGCGAAGATACTAACTATTGCTCAATGGCCTGCTTAAACAGTATGATGGGTGACGAAGCCGAAAAATACGCCTTCAAACGACGGAGAATCATAGTCGACGAAATCGTACCCAGGGAAGCGGAATGTTTCGTTTGTAATGAGAAAAAGAAGTGCTCGTTTTGCCTATACAGGTATGGAGTCAGCCACTTGGTGTGCGAAAACCTGTGTATAAAAAAGTTGAACGGCAAAGAAAACGGTaggtatttgattaaaaagaaGCGAACGCCTAGAAAACAGCCACCACAGAACCCtccattattaaaattaaaggttATCAGTAATGCCACAGATAAATATTTAGATGAAGCTTACAAAATACAGGCGAAGACGCCAGCGATGGTGCAGGCGGCAAGGGACGAGAGAGAACGAACTTTTACAAGAAGATGTAACCAATGCTCGATAGTACTTAATGTTGACGAGAAACTGCTTACTTGGGAAACTATGGACTTTTGCGACGAAATGTGCTTAGGAAGGTATCAGAACAAAATCGGCTCGAGATGTGCAAACTGCAAGAATTCTGTTCAACACACCAGTTTAGGGAAATACTGTGTCAGATTCGGTTTCGACATTCGGCAATTCTGCAATTGGGCTTGTTTAGAAGAGTTTAAGAAAGGTTTGAAGATATGTTGTTATTGTCAAAGGGATATATCAGTCGGACATCAAGGTTTTCTAGCCCCTGTAGGCGATAAAGGACAATTTAAAGACTTTTGTTCTCAAGCCTGTATGGAAAAGTTTGACCAGATGAGTAAAAACCCTATTCCGCAGCCTTTGTGGGCCAAGTGCGCGGTGTGTTCCTTAGAAAAGGCTACGTCCATTGAGGTTGAGGTTAGTGAAGAAGTCTCACAGAGGTTGTGTTCAGATCCCTGCTTTGCAGCTTTTAAATTCGTCAATAATATATTTCCTG ACCAATGCCGCtggtgtaaaaaatatttcgagcGCAAACAGAGTAAATGTTTTACGATATATGAAGGCGCTAGCGCACATTGTTTCTGCTCCAAGTCTTGTATGAATGTGTACATAAGTAACTCGAGGCATATAGTCCCATGTAACTGGTGTAAAGTTAAGAAGTACAATTTCGATATGATCAGGCGAGTCCAGCCGAATGGACAGGCTATCATGATGTGCTCACTCAATTGTTTGAATCTCTATCAGGTATCGGTTAATGCTGTGTCTTCCAGAAG aacaAAATGTGATATGTGCAAGCGAACGTCATTAGCGCAGTACCACTTAACTATGTCGGACGCTACGGTTCGAAATTTCTGCTCCTATCAGTGCGTTATGACATTCCAG GGTCAATACTCAAAACACACCCCTCCTTTGATGCCGGGCGAGTCTCTTGATCAGCAAAAAGCTGTACCTACAGGCGCACCCCGGCGGACGTACCCTGCCGCTGGTAAGAATAATG CTGTGAAGGCCCAGCAGCGCACTGCGACCGGCATGCCGGTGATCTCCAGCGTGCAGTCGctggccgcgccgccgccgctgctgccGTCGCTCACGCGCCAGAAGTCCAAGCGCCTGCAAGCCGCCGAGCCTGAGCTCCCGCCCGCGCCCGTCACGCCGCCGCCACCCCCCAAACCTCCGACACCACCGCCACCCCCGCCCCCAAAAATATACAACCACGTCATAGTCAAAACCCTACCCCCGAGAGAAGTCGCTAATAAAGCAACCATGTCCAAACCCATGATGGTGTCCAAAGGCGTATCTTGCCGGCCACATCCGTGCACAAAAGAATGTCAAACTGACCCTAGTCTAGAACGCAGAGTACTTATCCCCGTTCCCGTCCCTATATACGTTCCTGTGCCGTGCGCGATGTGGTCGTTACCTTTCCCGGTACCAGTTCCTATACCAATACCGATCCCGACGCCAGTATTTATTCCTACAACGAGAAATTCAGCAAAGGGCATCTTAAAGGAGATCAATAAAATCCACGATAAGATGCCGACGGATCCTTTCGAAGCCGAGCTGTTGATGATGGCGGAAATGGTCGCTGGTGATAAAAAGAAAGACCAGAGTGATTCGGATACGGATGACGATAATG AGGAAAGCTTTAGCCCCGTCGCCGGTATGGATGGCAACAACGCATTCGGTGAAGACATGTTACAAATGGCGTTGAAAATGGCCACCGAATACGAGGATCAACCTGTAGATTTGGAGTCCGCCATGACAGCTAATACTATCACGCCTAGTTCACATCCTGGTATGCCTG GCCTGGAGGGCGAGAGCATGCACCATCACCACATGATGGTGCTGGAGCAGCAGCGCGCGGTGGCGGCGCTGCGCGCGTCCGCCGCGCCCCGCAagcgcgcgcccgcgccccccgcgcgccccgccgcgcgccccgccAAGCGCCGCCGCGCAgacccgccgcccgcgccgcagcCCGACCCGCCGCGCGAGCCCGCAGAGAAGCCCGACGCCAACATGTGCCTCAAG TATACATTTGGCGTCAACGCGTGGAAACAGTGGGTCATGACAAAGAACGCAGAAATCGAGAAAAGCTCAATACGACGGAAACCGTTCAAATCAGAAATCCTACAGTTAACAGCCGATGAACTCAACTATTCGCTATGTCTATTCGTGAAAGAAGTACGGAAACCCAATGGGAGCGAATATGCGCCCGacactatttattatttggttttag GTATTcaacaatatttgtttgaaaacgGTAGGATAGACAATATATTTACGGATCCATATTACGAAAAATTCACGGACTGcttggacgaagtcgcgaggaAGTTCTCAGTTTTATACAATGACTCAC aatataTAGTAACGCGAGTAGAAGAGGAACACTTGTGGGAGAGCAAACAGCTTGGCGCGCATTCACCGCATGTATTGCTGTCCACTCTCATGTTCTTCAATACGAAGCATTTTAATTTAGtg ACGGTAGAAGAACATATGCAGCTATCATTCTCTCATATTATGAAACATTGGAAAAGGAACCCCAACCAGCCAGGCCAGGCGAAGATTCCCGGATCTAGGAATGTGCTGCTAAGGTTTTACCCCCCACAATCAGCTTTAG AAGCAAATTCAAGAAAAAAGAAAGTCTACGAGCAGCAAGAGAATGAAGAGAATCCCCTTAGATGTCCtgttaaattatatgaattttaTATATCTAAATG TTTGTACTCTCCCTACAGCCCCGAGTCCGTGCGCACTCGCAACGACGTGTTCTACCTGCAGCCGGAGCGGTCCTGCGTGCCCGACTCGCCCGTCTGGTACTCCACGCAGGCGCTCAGCCGACAGGCGCTGGCCAAGATGCTGCACAGGGTCAAGATGGTCAAGGAGATCAATATCGCGCTGTTGACCAGCTAA
- the LOC113499467 gene encoding zinc finger MYM-type protein 3 isoform X4, whose translation MDEKESLPDKPSEEESQGGGDNAVEEKPGEQISEEVKEASIVDAGTEVSADSTEETTTSSEVKTDSDVAKCETELSNEDVSELQNHVDHDVSAEDSNSVKSDVAKDDDSKKDLVDTTDAESQEDIKEEEDKIIEESQDSESNLEEKLKDDQPIQSTSQETTSQESTSQDNSELNSKENSQEVLEDNTASQEATEEEDTVKTDEVDKVDIVNDEEKKEPADEEKITLNDDKITLDETKIEIAGDNEEKKEVADGPTDDVEIIEKKEDQEEEEKVETVDNDDSELKKDDEVGKPEFETAPNVSVDEAQEDHTQALDPFDALLKDANDSSLAHETAEKSDIAVSVNIDDDDDDHNADDHQADDHHADGDVHDDDEEHHPVTELVDEPGADEEVCLLPDIEREISEADKAEAEKALAEKRKQAEAEAAEASIPKEETEADLDINKDNQQTDEAAEHIEADTINEDASQENGADKEIENENEHEHEEPAEVEENVILNIIQQISPFDSVCVECKVDQPCSYRFVTKDNETCYLCNEACVKIYQTDHPGQFTVTHKKYLIEEIVPKQLTCSECEEKKMCYFYYNYDGEDTNYCSMACLNSMMGDEAEKYAFKRRRIIVDEIVPREAECFVCNEKKKCSFCLYRYGVSHLVCENLCIKKLNGKENGRYLIKKKRTPRKQPPQNPPLLKLKVISNATDKYLDEAYKIQAKTPAMVQAARDERERTFTRRCNQCSIVLNVDEKLLTWETMDFCDEMCLGRYQNKIGSRCANCKNSVQHTSLGKYCVRFGFDIRQFCNWACLEEFKKGLKICCYCQRDISVGHQGFLAPVGDKGQFKDFCSQACMEKFDQMSKNPIPQPLWAKCAVCSLEKATSIEVEVSEEVSQRLCSDPCFAAFKFVNNIFPDQCRWCKKYFERKQSKCFTIYEGASAHCFCSKSCMNVYISNSRHIVPCNWCKVKKYNFDMIRRVQPNGQAIMMCSLNCLNLYQVSVNAVSSRRTKCDMCKRTSLAQYHLTMSDATVRNFCSYQCVMTFQGQYSKHTPPLMPGESLDQQKAVPTGAPRRTYPAAGKNNAVKAQQRTATGMPVISSVQSLAAPPPLLPSLTRQKSKRLQAAEPELPPAPVTPPPPPKPPTPPPPPPPKIYNHVIVKTLPPREVANKATMSKPMMVSKGVSCRPHPCTKECQTDPSLERRVLIPVPVPIYVPVPCAMWSLPFPVPVPIPIPIPTPVFIPTTRNSAKGILKEINKIHDKMPTDPFEAELLMMAEMVAGDKKKDQSDSDTDDDNEESFSPVAGMDGNNAFGEDMLQMALKMATEYEDQPVDLESAMTANTITPSSHPGMPGLEGESMHHHHMMVLEQQRAVAALRASAAPRKRAPAPPARPAARPAKRRRADPPPAPQPDPPREPAEKPDANMCLKYTFGVNAWKQWVMTKNAEIEKSSIRRKPFKSEILQLTADELNYSLCLFVKEVRKPNGSEYAPDTIYYLVLGIQQYLFENGRIDNIFTDPYYEKFTDCLDEVARKFSVLYNDSQYIVTRVEEEHLWESKQLGAHSPHVLLSTLMFFNTKHFNLVTVEEHMQLSFSHIMKHWKRNPNQPGQAKIPGSRNVLLRFYPPQSALEANSRKKKVYEQQENEENPLRCPVKLYEFYISKCPESVRTRNDVFYLQPERSCVPDSPVWYSTQALSRQALAKMLHRVKMVKEINIALLTS comes from the exons ATGGACGAAAAAGAGAGTTTGCCAGACAAACCAAGTGAAGAGGAGAGTCAGGGAGGCGGTGATAATGCTGTAGAAGAGAAACCGGGTGAGCAGATATCTGAGGAGGTTAAAGAGGCCTCTATTGTGGACGCCGGCACTGAAGTTAGTGCTGACAGTACAGAAGAAACAACTACCAGTAGTGAAGTCAAAACTGATAGTGATGTAGCAAAATGTGAAACAGAACTTAGCAATGAAGATGTCAGTGAGTTACAGAATCATGTTGACCATGATGTGAGTGCTGAAGATAGTAATAGTGTTAAAAGTGATGTAGCTAAAGATGATGATAGTAAAAAGGATTTGGTGGACACCACAGATGCTGAGAGCCAAGAAGATATCAAGGAAGAAG aaGACAAAATCATTGAAGAATCACAAGACAGCGAGAGTAATTTAGAGGAAAAATTAAAGGATGATCAACCAATACAGTCAACATCACAAGAAACCACAAGCCAAGAATCAACCAGTCAGGATAACAGTGAGCTGAACAGCAAAGAAAATAGTCAGGAAGTTCTAGAAGATAATACAGCAAGTCAAGAGGCAACTGAGGAAGAGGACACTGTCAAAACTGATGAAGTTGATAAAGTAGATATAGTTAATGATGAAGAGAAGAAAGAACCAGCAGATGAAGAGAAAATAACATTGAATGATGACAAAATTACTTTAGATGAAACTAAAATAGAAATAGCTGGTGATAATGAGGAAAAAAAGGAAGTTGCAGATGGCCCAACAGATGATgttgaaattattgaaaagaAGGAGGATCAGGAAGAGGAGGAGAAAGTTGAAACTGTTGACAATGATGATAGTGAATTGAAGAAAGATGATGAAGTTGGCAAGCCTGAGTTTGAAACAGCACCAAATGTGTCTGTTGATGAGGCACAAGAAGATCATACACAG GCCCTTGATCCGTTTGACGCTCTGCTCAAAGACGCGAATGATTCTAGTCTAGCACATGAGACAGCAGAAAAGTCGGACATAGCAGTGTCTGTTAATattgacgatgatgatgacgatcACAACGCCGATGACCATCAAGCTGACGATCACCATGCCGATGGTGATGtgcatgatgatgatgaagaacaTCATCCAG TTACGGAACTGGTGGACGAACCTGGTGCTGATGAAGAAGTGTGTCTCCTACCTGACATTGAGAGGGAAATATCTGAGGCTGATAAGGCCGAAGCTGAAAAGGCTTTGGCTGAGAAAAGGAAACAGGCTGAAG CAGAAGCAGCAGAGGCGTCAATACCGAAGGAGGAAACCGAAGCAgacttagatataaataaagacAACCAACAGACTGATGAGGCAGCAGAACATATTGAAGCTGACACTATTAATGAAGACGCGTCACAGGAAAACGGTGCGG ATAAAGAAATCGAGAACGAAAACGAGCATGAGCATGAAGAACCCGCAGAAGTCGAAGAAAATGTAATACTCAACATCATTCAACAAATTAGTCCATTTGACAGTGTTTGTGTAGAATGTAAAGTTGATCAGCCTTGCTCCTACCGATTCGTCACGAAGGACAATGAAACATGTTATCTGTGCAACGAAGCGTGCGtcaaaatatatcaaacggACCACCCTGGCCAATTCACAGTCACACACAAGAAATACTTAATAGAAGAAATTGTGCCAAAGCAGTTGACTTGCTCAGAATGCGAAGAAAAAAAGATGTGCTATTTCTACTACAACTACGACGGCGAAGATACTAACTATTGCTCAATGGCCTGCTTAAACAGTATGATGGGTGACGAAGCCGAAAAATACGCCTTCAAACGACGGAGAATCATAGTCGACGAAATCGTACCCAGGGAAGCGGAATGTTTCGTTTGTAATGAGAAAAAGAAGTGCTCGTTTTGCCTATACAGGTATGGAGTCAGCCACTTGGTGTGCGAAAACCTGTGTATAAAAAAGTTGAACGGCAAAGAAAACGGTaggtatttgattaaaaagaaGCGAACGCCTAGAAAACAGCCACCACAGAACCCtccattattaaaattaaaggttATCAGTAATGCCACAGATAAATATTTAGATGAAGCTTACAAAATACAGGCGAAGACGCCAGCGATGGTGCAGGCGGCAAGGGACGAGAGAGAACGAACTTTTACAAGAAGATGTAACCAATGCTCGATAGTACTTAATGTTGACGAGAAACTGCTTACTTGGGAAACTATGGACTTTTGCGACGAAATGTGCTTAGGAAGGTATCAGAACAAAATCGGCTCGAGATGTGCAAACTGCAAGAATTCTGTTCAACACACCAGTTTAGGGAAATACTGTGTCAGATTCGGTTTCGACATTCGGCAATTCTGCAATTGGGCTTGTTTAGAAGAGTTTAAGAAAGGTTTGAAGATATGTTGTTATTGTCAAAGGGATATATCAGTCGGACATCAAGGTTTTCTAGCCCCTGTAGGCGATAAAGGACAATTTAAAGACTTTTGTTCTCAAGCCTGTATGGAAAAGTTTGACCAGATGAGTAAAAACCCTATTCCGCAGCCTTTGTGGGCCAAGTGCGCGGTGTGTTCCTTAGAAAAGGCTACGTCCATTGAGGTTGAGGTTAGTGAAGAAGTCTCACAGAGGTTGTGTTCAGATCCCTGCTTTGCAGCTTTTAAATTCGTCAATAATATATTTCCTG ACCAATGCCGCtggtgtaaaaaatatttcgagcGCAAACAGAGTAAATGTTTTACGATATATGAAGGCGCTAGCGCACATTGTTTCTGCTCCAAGTCTTGTATGAATGTGTACATAAGTAACTCGAGGCATATAGTCCCATGTAACTGGTGTAAAGTTAAGAAGTACAATTTCGATATGATCAGGCGAGTCCAGCCGAATGGACAGGCTATCATGATGTGCTCACTCAATTGTTTGAATCTCTATCAGGTATCGGTTAATGCTGTGTCTTCCAGAAG aacaAAATGTGATATGTGCAAGCGAACGTCATTAGCGCAGTACCACTTAACTATGTCGGACGCTACGGTTCGAAATTTCTGCTCCTATCAGTGCGTTATGACATTCCAG GGTCAATACTCAAAACACACCCCTCCTTTGATGCCGGGCGAGTCTCTTGATCAGCAAAAAGCTGTACCTACAGGCGCACCCCGGCGGACGTACCCTGCCGCTGGTAAGAATAATG CTGTGAAGGCCCAGCAGCGCACTGCGACCGGCATGCCGGTGATCTCCAGCGTGCAGTCGctggccgcgccgccgccgctgctgccGTCGCTCACGCGCCAGAAGTCCAAGCGCCTGCAAGCCGCCGAGCCTGAGCTCCCGCCCGCGCCCGTCACGCCGCCGCCACCCCCCAAACCTCCGACACCACCGCCACCCCCGCCCCCAAAAATATACAACCACGTCATAGTCAAAACCCTACCCCCGAGAGAAGTCGCTAATAAAGCAACCATGTCCAAACCCATGATGGTGTCCAAAGGCGTATCTTGCCGGCCACATCCGTGCACAAAAGAATGTCAAACTGACCCTAGTCTAGAACGCAGAGTACTTATCCCCGTTCCCGTCCCTATATACGTTCCTGTGCCGTGCGCGATGTGGTCGTTACCTTTCCCGGTACCAGTTCCTATACCAATACCGATCCCGACGCCAGTATTTATTCCTACAACGAGAAATTCAGCAAAGGGCATCTTAAAGGAGATCAATAAAATCCACGATAAGATGCCGACGGATCCTTTCGAAGCCGAGCTGTTGATGATGGCGGAAATGGTCGCTGGTGATAAAAAGAAAGACCAGAGTGATTCGGATACGGATGACGATAATG AGGAAAGCTTTAGCCCCGTCGCCGGTATGGATGGCAACAACGCATTCGGTGAAGACATGTTACAAATGGCGTTGAAAATGGCCACCGAATACGAGGATCAACCTGTAGATTTGGAGTCCGCCATGACAGCTAATACTATCACGCCTAGTTCACATCCTGGTATGCCTG GCCTGGAGGGCGAGAGCATGCACCATCACCACATGATGGTGCTGGAGCAGCAGCGCGCGGTGGCGGCGCTGCGCGCGTCCGCCGCGCCCCGCAagcgcgcgcccgcgccccccgcgcgccccgccgcgcgccccgccAAGCGCCGCCGCGCAgacccgccgcccgcgccgcagcCCGACCCGCCGCGCGAGCCCGCAGAGAAGCCCGACGCCAACATGTGCCTCAAG TATACATTTGGCGTCAACGCGTGGAAACAGTGGGTCATGACAAAGAACGCAGAAATCGAGAAAAGCTCAATACGACGGAAACCGTTCAAATCAGAAATCCTACAGTTAACAGCCGATGAACTCAACTATTCGCTATGTCTATTCGTGAAAGAAGTACGGAAACCCAATGGGAGCGAATATGCGCCCGacactatttattatttggttttag GTATTcaacaatatttgtttgaaaacgGTAGGATAGACAATATATTTACGGATCCATATTACGAAAAATTCACGGACTGcttggacgaagtcgcgaggaAGTTCTCAGTTTTATACAATGACTCAC aatataTAGTAACGCGAGTAGAAGAGGAACACTTGTGGGAGAGCAAACAGCTTGGCGCGCATTCACCGCATGTATTGCTGTCCACTCTCATGTTCTTCAATACGAAGCATTTTAATTTAGtg ACGGTAGAAGAACATATGCAGCTATCATTCTCTCATATTATGAAACATTGGAAAAGGAACCCCAACCAGCCAGGCCAGGCGAAGATTCCCGGATCTAGGAATGTGCTGCTAAGGTTTTACCCCCCACAATCAGCTTTAG AAGCAAATTCAAGAAAAAAGAAAGTCTACGAGCAGCAAGAGAATGAAGAGAATCCCCTTAGATGTCCtgttaaattatatgaattttaTATATCTAAATG CCCCGAGTCCGTGCGCACTCGCAACGACGTGTTCTACCTGCAGCCGGAGCGGTCCTGCGTGCCCGACTCGCCCGTCTGGTACTCCACGCAGGCGCTCAGCCGACAGGCGCTGGCCAAGATGCTGCACAGGGTCAAGATGGTCAAGGAGATCAATATCGCGCTGTTGACCAGCTAA